One Acidobacteriota bacterium genomic window, CGGGTTACCGGCGGGCAGGCGGAGACCGTGGCGGCCCCCGGGAGGGGGGGCCTCCCCCCTCCCCGCACCGGGGAAAAACCGGACCGCCGGCCGCAGGTTCTCCCCCCATTCGACGTCCAAGAGGGCACGGAAGGCCCGACCCAACGCGGAGGGAACATGATCGCCTGTGACCGGAACGAGATCGAACGTGAAGTGTTCCTGACGATCCGCGCCCTGGACGATCTGGCGTGGATCACCTGCCGCCCGGACTTCTTCGCCCGCCTGCAGGCGCGGCTGGCCGGGATCGACCCGGAACCGCACCCCTCCGACAATCCCTTCACAACCGAATCCACGGAAAGCTAGCCGGAACTCCAGGAGCGTCCGGCCGCCATTCCTCGGGTCCAATCTCATTCAACTGAAAACACAGACAATCCGCAATTGGGTGGTGGCAATCCGGCAGGAATTGTCGAATCCGGTCCCCCCGCGCCGACAAGGCTTGCCGGAAGGAAGGCCCGCCAGGGCGGGACGCCGGGCAGCAAAACCAGTAAGTCTTTTTATTACAAATAGATAAATATTTGGCATCGGAACTGCGATATCCCCGCTGTCCGTGGCCGGCGACAGCGGAAACCGGTTCATCACCGGAATCCGGGAAACCGGCGGCGGAAGTGGTCGAAATTCGCGTCAAACGGAGCCCTGTTTCATGGATATCTTCCAGGACGTTCACTCCGAGCCGTGCCGGTCGAAAGACCTCGGCGACCCCTCCGAAGCGGCTTTGCTCGAGCGGCTGAAATCGGGGGCGACGTCCGCTTTTCGTGACCTGGTGCGGCAGCACCAGGACCGGGTCCTGAACACCTGCTATCGTTTCATCCCCCACCGGGAAGACGCCGAGGACCTGGCCCAGGAGGTTTTCCTGGCGGCCTATCTGGCCCTGGAAGGCTTCCGGGGGGATTCGAGGGTGTCCACCTGGCTGCACCGGATCGCCGTCACCCGTTGCCTGGATTTCATCCGCAAGGCCGGGCGAAAGAAACGGTCCGGGTATCACCTCGGGATCGACCGGCGCTCGAGCGGCCCCGCCGGGGACCCCCCGACCCCCCAACCCGATCCGGAAGCCTACACCGAGAGCCGGGAGCGGCTGAAGGTCCTGATGGGGGTCATGGGTACGCTGCCGGACAAGCAGCGGGTCGCCTTCACCCTCGGCAAGTGCGATGGGCTGAGCCATGCGGAGATCGCCGAGGTCATGGGGATTTCCGCTTCGGCCGTGGAATCCCTGATCCACCGGGCCCGGAAGAACCTGGAAAAACGCCTTCGGGCGTATTTCGAAGACCAGTTTCGGATTCGTGGCAACCTCCAGGCGGGGTGGGGCGTCCCCACCCTTATTTTCCCCTCGCGGGGGGAGGAGGGGCTCTCATGAAGCCGTCCATGGATCCTTCCGGGTATCACACCCCCACCCAGACCCAAAGGAGTCGGCTGATGAGACACCGGGTATTTACCCTCGTGACCGGAGTTCTGTTCCTTGTCGTCCTGTTGCCGATTTCCGGCGGGGTCTCCTCCCGGGCGGAACAACGCCGCCCCGGTTCCCGCTCGGAGGATAGCCGCCCCTTGTCGGACGAACAGAAAGCCCGGGTCGCGGCCATCCTGTCGCGATTCGAACCGAATGAACTCACGCCGGAGATCGCCCGGGCCATCCACGAAGCCTTCCGGCAGGCGGGACTGCGGGCCGGCCCGGCCATGGCGGACGCCATCCGGGCGGCCGGTTTCGACCCCGACAAGTTGCGGGACCTCGCGCCGCCGCCAGACCCGAGCGGGGAAGAGGGCCGACGTCCTGCCCGTGAGGGGGACGGGAACGACCGGGGCCGGAACAACCCGCAGGGGTCCTGGGGCCGGGAGTCACGGAAGTCGGGCGGCTATTCCATCGAGCAGGCCGTCTCGGACCAGGCCCAGCTTCACACCATCGCTTTCGACGCGTTGGCCTTCCTGACGGGCGACCTGGGCTGCAACACCTTCCTGCCGCCGGGCAAGGTGGCCGATTTCTGCGGGTTCCAGTACATGCGCGACGTGGACGCCAACGGGCTCGGCCACAACACCGCGTTCGTGCCCCGGGCGGCCAACAACGTCCTGTGCATCCTGAATGCCGATCAGAAGGCGAAACTTGTGGCGCTGGCCCGGGAGCAGGAGACCCTTCTGACCGACTTCGCCTGCCGGCGGTTCCCCCTGATCAAGGCCTTCCACCGGCAACTCGAGGGCGACGTCCCCGCTGGCAGCACGGGCCTCGACCGGGGGGCGGTGATGAGGCACTCGGCCGGTTTGTACGAGCTGGACGGTCAGCTGAGCTACCAGCGGGCCAGGGTCCTGGGAGAGGTCCTCCGCTCCCTGACGGACAGCCAGCGGGCCTACCTGGCCCGGATGGCCTTCGGGGACTCGTCCACCTGGCCGGAACTGCCGGACCAGCTCGACCGTCGGAGCCTGTCGCCCACGGCGCACGTCGCCGTGATGACCTACGCCAGCGAGATGTTCAGCTGGTACGCCGGCAACGTTGAGGCCGACACCTACTTCTGCCCCGAACGCCACGCCACCTATTTCGGATCGTTCTACCTGAAGGACATCCCGGCCATGGGCAACCGGAACTACGCCATCAGCACCTCGCTCACCGGCAACAGCGGCGAGGCCTTCCTGGCCACCCTGACGGAGCCACAGCGCCGGCTCGTCACGAACCTGGTGGACCAGCAGCGCGCGGACCTCGGCGAGATCGTCCGAACCCGTCGGGCCATCGCCACCCAGCTGCGCCGGTTCATGACGGAAGGCTCCATCGACCGGAGCAGGGTCCTGGCCCTGGCCCGGCGGTACGGGGAGCTGGACGGGGAGATCTCGTACTTCTACGCCCGGGCCTTCGCCGAGGTGGGCCGGACGCTGACGCCCGAGCAGAAGGCCGCCCTGCGGAAGCTGCGGAACCTGGATGCCCGTTATGACTGCCGGGGCGCCTATCTTTACTCCCGTCCCATCGCCATGCCGGTCATCCCGCCGACCGATTTCCTGTTCACCGCCGACTCCCACCGGGGGGCGTCCAGTGGAGCGGATCGAATGCGTGCGGGGCACCTTCGGCCCCTCGGCCCGGACGGGAGCGGCACCCCGGCGGGCGGGCCACATGCGGCCAATCTCACGAAGAGGAGCGACTCATGAAAAGCAATCTCCTTCGGATCGTCGGCATCGCGGCCCTGGTCCTGGCGGCAGCGTCGGGCCCCGGCCGGGTGAGCGCCTGCGGCGCCCTGCGGGGGCCCACGGAACTCCAGTACTGGGACGTCACCCGGGCGTACAACGGGTACACCCTGTTCGCCGCCAAGGGGAAAACCTACCTCGTCGATATGCTGGGGCGCGTCGTCCACTCCTGGAACCTGGGGACGAACCCCCACCTGCTGGACGACGGCCACATCCTGGACGCCGCCTCCGACGACCCCAGCGGCTTCAGCGGGTTCAAGGAACTCGACTGGAACGGCAGCACGGCCTGGTCCTACCTGGAGACCCGCAGCACCTACGCCCCCCACCACGACTTCGCCCGGGTCTTCAACCCCAAGCTCCAGGCCTGGACCACGATGTACATCGCCAACAAGACCGTCACCCAGGCCCAGGCCATCGCGGCGGGGTGCGACCCCGCCAACGGCCCCTACGACGGCGCCCAGGCGGACGCCATCGTGGAAGTGGACGCCGGCGGGACCGTGGTCTGGGAGTGGTGGTTCTTCGACCACGCCGTCCAGGACATCGACGCCACCAAGGCCAACTACGTCGGGGCGGGCAAGACCATCGCCGACTACCCCGGCCGGATCGACCTCAACATGCCCGGGCGTCCGCTGAAGAAGGACTGGCTGCACTGCAACGCCATGGACTACAACCCCGACCTGGACCAGGTGGTCATCAACTCCGTCCAGGGGGAGTTCTACGTCATCGACCACGGCAACACCTTCGTGGTGGGAGACCCGACGGCCAGCATCGCCCTGGCGGCAAGTTCCGCGGGGGACTTCCTCTACCGCTTCGGCGACCCGTCCCGCTACGAGCAGGGGACCAAGCCGTCCACCCTCACGGACTGGACGGAAGCCACCACCGGCAACCGGCAGATGGGGGGCACCCACGACATCCAGTGGATCCGGTCCGGGCTGCCGGGGGCGGGGCATTTCATGGTGTTCAACAACGCCCAGTACCTCTTCGAGCACACGCCCCAGTCCAGCATCCTCGAGATCGACGGTTTCCGGGACGCCTCCGGGAACAACCTGGCACAGTACGTCAACCCGCCCGACGCCGGCTACACCACCGTGACGTATCCGGACGTCATCCAGAAGTCCCCGCGCCTGATCTCCAACCAGGTCGTGTGGAGCTACGCCTCCCGGGGCAACCAGGGGTTCTTCAGCCACATCGGCTCCAGCGGCCAACGCCTCCCGAACGGCAACACGCTGATCTGCTCCGACACCGAGGGACACTTCTTCGAGGTGACAGCCGAGGGGCGGCTGGTGTGGGAGTACATCCTCCCCGTCACGAGCGGGGGGATCGTGACCACGCTCCTGGACAACCTCCCCATGACCAGCTCGGCCTTCCGGGCCTACCGCTACGGGGCCGACCACCCGGCGCTGGCGGGGCGGGACCTGACGCCCGGCGCCACCCTCACGGGGACCGTCCCGCCCACGCGGCCGCCGGTGGTGTGGGGCTCCACGCTGGCCGACTGACGAAAACGGAATTCGCAGATCAAGGAGCAGGAAAATGAAGCGTAACAAGGTGCTTGTTCTATGCGGGTTGTTGATGACGGTGGGGCTCGGGAGCGTCGCGATGGCTTACGAGGTCATCCGGGGAAACACGGAACTCCGCTACCTGGACGAGGCCCAGGCCTGCCCCGGCTACACCCTGTTCGCCGCCCAGGGGACCACGTACCTGATCGACCTGTGGGGCCGGGTGGTCCACACCTGGCCGGGCGGGGCCAACCCCCGCCTGCTGGAGAGCGGTCGCGTGCTGGATGCCACCACCGACGATTCCGGCGCCTTCACGGGGCTCCGGGAACTCGACTGGGACGGCAACGCGGTCTGGTCCTACACGGAAACCCGCGCCGGTTACGCGCCGCACCACGATTTCGCCCGGATCTACAACCCCAAGCTGCAGGCGTACACCACGCTGTACCTCGCCAACAAGACCCTCACCCACGACCAGGCCATCGCGGCGGGCTGCGACCCCGCCAACGGGCCCTACGACGGCGCCCAGGTGGACGCCATCGTCGAGGTTGACCTGAGCGGGAACGTCGTCTGGGAGTGGTGCTTCTTCGACCACGGCATCCAGGACGTCGACGCCGCCAAGTCCAATTACGTCGGGAGCGGAAAAACCATCGCCGACTACCCCGGCCGGATCGACCTCAACCTGCCGGGCCGGCCGCTGGGAGCCAACTGGCTGGACTGCAACTCGCTGGACTACAACGAGTCCCTCGACCAGATCGTGGTCTGCGCGACCCGGGGCGAGTTCTACGTCATCGACCACGGCGGGACCTTCGTCGCCGGCGACCCGGCGGCGAGCCTGGCGGCCGCCGCCGGACCGGCGGGCGACTTCCTGTACCGTTTCGGCGACCCCGCGCGCTACGCGCAGGGCACCGCCCCCTCCGTCTCCCTCAACTGGGACAACGCCTCCTCCGGCCAGAAGCAGATCGGGGGGGCCCATAATGTGCAGTGGGTCCGCACCGGCCTGACGGGGGAGGGACACTTCCTGGTGGTGGACAACGGCCAGTACCTCATGGTCCGCACGGCCCAGTCCGCCGTCCTCGAGATCAACCCCTTCCTGGACAGCAGCGGGACCAGCACCGGGCAGTACGTCAACCCGCCTCTGGCGGGCTACAACACCGTCAACTACGCCAAGGACACCCACAAGGCCTCCCGGCAGATCTCGAAGCAGGTCGTCTGGTCCTACACCTCCCTCAGCAACCAGGGCTTCTTCAGCCACGAGGGGTCCAGCTGCCAGCGCCTGCCCAACGGCAACACCCTGATCTGCGCCACCACGGAGGGGCTGCTGTTCGAGGTGACGTCCGGCGGGACCGTGGTCTGGGAGTACCTCTGCCCGGTGACGGCGCGGGGCGCCCGGAAGGTGCTGTCCGACAACGACCCCATGACCAACGCCGTGCCGCGGGCGTACCGGTACGCGGCGACCCACCCGGGACTGAGCGCGCACGACCTGACGCCGAAAGGGACGATCACGGCCCTCGCCTCCGTGGCGTACTTCCCGTGGCTGGGCCACATCCCCGGCCAGGCCACCGTCGGCCTCGGGTTCTCCAACCCCGACGACGAGCCCGCCTGGACCGACCTGAGCGCCTTCACCGGCACCGGAGCGACCGCCGGCACGCCCCGCCTCGTGGAACTGCAGGTCCAGGGGCAGGACGCCCGGCAGGTCGAGGCCCTCCTGGGGTTGACCGGGGAGACCCACGGCTGGGTGAGTGCCGAACGGTCCGCGTCGGGGGTCCGGGGGTTCTTCCTCGCCCAGGCCTACCAGAACGGCGAGCTGGTCGGCCTGGACGGCGCCCCGGCCCTGGGGGCCACCACCCTGGACGGCGTCGTCGCGCGGGTCCGGACCAACGGGGGTTACACCACCCTCCTGGCCCTGGCCAACCCCGGCGACAGCGCGGTCACCGTCACCCTCACCGGCGCCGACGGGGCGTCGATCCGCGATTTCGGATCCTATCCCATCCCCGCCTGCGGCGGGCTCCACCTCGACGTCGCCCCGCCCTTCGACGGCAGCCTGCGCGTGACGTCCACCGGCGGCATCGTCGGCACGGCCCTGGTCCGGTACGGCGGCGAGTCCCTGAGCGTGCTCAACCTGGCGCCCGTCTCCGGGGCCGCCACCCGGCTCTACGCCCCCCATGTCACCCGCTTCGGCGCCCTCTTCGACACGGACGTCAGCCTGTTCAACCCCGGCGCCGCGGACGCGACGGTGACGCTGTCGCCGTTCCGCGCCGACGGGACGGCCCTGGCCGACCCCGTCCAGATCACCGTGCCCGCCGGGCAGGTGCGGAACTTCAGCGGGGCCGCCATCGGCCTGGACGGGACGACGGACGCCGACGGGTGGCTGCGGGTGGACAGCTCCGCCGGCAGCCCGCTCGTGGGGTGCGTCACCTTCGGCAACCCGGTGGATCACCGCTACGAGTCCTGCCTGCCCCTCCAGGCGACCGGCGCCTGCGAGGTCGGCTTCGCCCAGGTGGCCAACGGGACGGTGGGCGGGATCGACTACTTCACGGGCGTGGCGGTGGTGAACCCTTCGGCCGCTTCCGTGACGGTCACCCTCCAGGTGCGGTTCAGCGACGGGACGGCCAACGGCAACGCCGTGACCCGGACCCTGGCCGCGGGCGAGAAGTACGTCCGGCTGCTGTCGCAGATGGAAGGCGTGGGAAGCCTGGCCCCCCAGGCCAGCGGGTCGCTGGAGATCGGCGCCTCCGGCCCGGTGCTGGCCTTCGCCCTCTTCGGTGACACGGCGGGGAAGTTCCTGAGCGCCGTCCCGGCCCAGTGACCGGGGGCCTGGCTGGAGCGCCCCCGTTCGGGCGCCGTCGTCAGCTCCCGGGCGCCGGCATCGGCAAGGCTCGCGGAGGAAGGATGCCCGTCGAGGCCCTCCCCTTTTCCCGGACCCTGGCACCCGCGCCGGGACGGCGCGTGCAGACGTCGCGACGTTCGTACGCGTCGTCCCGACGCGGACCGTGAGGCAAAGCTAAAACCGGGGAAGAGATGAACGCCCGCGCCGCTCCGGCAGCCTGCGCGGCGCACGCCGCATGAGCCGGGAGGAGACAGGGCCGCGGCATGGGGGCGGGGGGGGATGGCGGGGGCGGGGGCGATAGCAGCGATGGCGATGCCGATAGCGATGCCGATGGCGATACCGATGGCGATACCGATAGCGATACCGATAGCGATACCGATAGCGATACCGATAGCGATACCGAGGGGGGAGAGAGGGGTCAGTTGAACACGGTCACGCCGGCGAGGGAGCGGTTGTCGTTGTACCCGTAAAGCTCGAAGCCGGTGATGGGAAGGCTCGAGTCGACGACGACCCAGCCCAGGAAATCCCCCACGCCGAAGAGTTCGCTGGCGTAGCCGATGTCCCGCAGGCAGGGCCCCACGGCGCGGTTGCGCGTGGCGACGAGGGCCCCGTTCGACGCGTAGAGCCGATAGGTCAGGTTCGCCGTGGACGCGTTGGGGTTGATGACGGCGATCCCCGTCCAGCGCACGTACCCGTCGCCCTGGGCGTTGCCGTTGACGATCTTGGGGAAGATCAGCCGCTGCCCGACGGACTTGGCCGCCTCCAGCCCCGCCAGGGAGTCCACCCCGGCGGGGGGCGACAGGAGCCCGAAAAGTTCATACCCCGTGATGGGGTGGCCGGCGGAGGTGCTGGCGACGGTGACCCAGACCGCCTCGTCGGGGATCACCCGCTGTCCGCCCACCGTCCAGGTGTGGGCCATGTAGGCCTGTTTCCCCAGGTAGGGGATGCCGGTGAGGGTCTGCTTGAGGACCTGCCCGCCGCTGGAGTAGGCGGTCACCACGATGGGGTGGGTGGTGACACTGTCGCCGGTGTCGGGGTCCACGGCCAGGCTGACGAAGGCGATCCCCGTCCACCAGCCCAGGGGCGGGTTCGCGATGTGGCTGAAGAGCAGCGTCTGGGAGACGAAGGGGTCCAGGTTCAGGCCGGCGCAGTCGTAACCGGACTTCACCCCGAAGATTTCCGCCCCGACGAGGTTCGGGTCCAGGGCCTTGTTCTGGCCGAGGTCGTAGTTGAAGAACGCTCCCCAGAGCCCCCCGAGGGCCGTGGGGTTGGGCATGTACCCGTAGAGCTGGTCGTACATCGCCTCGAAGTCGAAGAACGCCGCCGAGTTGGGGGTCCCCAGGTTGAAGGCGGCCCCCTTGTCCGCGTTGTCCGCGAAGATCACGCTGCTCTGGGTGGTGTTGACGTTGCCGACCCCGCAGACGGAGAACCACCCGGTGTCGGTGTAGGGGATGTGGGGGACGAAGGTGGCGCCGGTGAAGATCTCGGCCGGCGTGGTGGCCACGGAGAGGTGCCGGTCGGGGTTCTCGTGGTCGCAGACCCCGATGAGGCGCCGGTCCGAGCTGAGGACGCCCAGCAGGGAGTTGGCGGGCATCGTCCAGCCCTCCATGGCGTGGGCGGCCAGGGAGCGGGACCCGGTCGTGCCCGCCACCGCGCCCTGGCCGGTGTAACAGTTGAGGGTGTAGGTGGCCGCGGCGTCCCCCGGGTTGACGATCCAGACGGACGCGTTGAAGGTCTTCCCGTGGTGGGTGAAGTTGACGCCCAGGGGGAAGTAGAGATGGGAATCGGTCGAGGGGGCCGTGCCGGCGGTGATCCCCACGGCGTCGAAGGCCGACTGGATCGCCAGGTGCTCGGCCGAACCGTTTCCGTGAAGGTCCACGGCCGCCTGCTCCAGGCCCGCGCGCCCGCCCTTGAAGTCGGTGCCCTGGGTGAAGTAGTGCACCAGGGCCCGGAAGTAGATGCGCTCGGCCTTCGCCCGGCCGATTGCGGTGGCCGCCAGGTAATAGGCCTTGTTGGGGATGCCGTTGTTGAGGTGGACGCCGCCGTAATCCGAGGTGGTGGAGACGTACTCGCTCATGTGCGCCGGCTGCCAGAAGGGGCTGCCCGGGGAGTGGCCGTTGTGGGGGTCGGCCATGTTCCGGAGGGCGGTGGCGCCGGTTTCGGGCCGGATCACCGTCTCGGCGAGGAGCCAGTTGTTGTCCAGGGCGGAGCCGAAGACGTCGGACATGGACTCGTTGAGGGCCCCGGGCTGGTACTGGTACACCAGGTTGCAGCTGGACTGGGTCACCCCGTGGGTGAACTCGTGGGCCACGACGTCCACCGCGGCGGCGAGGTTGTAGAAGCTGGTCCCGCCCGAGCCGAAGTAGAAGTGGTTCGGGTCCGCGCACGTGGCGTTGTCGGGGTCGGCCACGTTGTTCACCATCATCAGGACGGGGCCGCCCGCGTTGTCCGCGCTGTTCCAGTTGTGGGTGTTCCGGAAGTAGTCCCAGGTCAGCCCCATGTGGTAGCTCGCGGTGCCCCCCGCGGCGATGCCGTAGCTGTCGTTGAAGAGGTTGTCGCCGTTGGGGTCCCGAATGACGCCCGCGCCCGCGATGCCCCCGCTGCCGTCGAAGGCGGCGAGGGTCCCCCGGAGGGTCGATGGGTCCAGGGTGCCGGGGAACATGGGTTTGGAGGCATCCACCAGGTAGGTGTAGCCGTCGTCGTCGTGCCAGGTGTTCAGGGTCACGGACTGGCTGTTGTGGATCAGGACGCCGGTGGAGGTGGTGGGGTATCCCGAGGGGACCTCGTTGACGGAGTTGAGGATCGCTCCCGTCGCAGCGTCCACGAAGACCCGGAACCGGTAGGGGTGCGGCCGGGCGGGGGTCAGCTCCACTTCCCAGGCCAGCCGGGGTGTGTTCGTGAGGAAGGCGTAGACCGCCAGGGAAGCGGAAGAGCGCACGCCCACCGGGCAGGGGTGCGCCGCTTCCGCCGTGGCGGCGGCCTCGGAGGCGCTCACCCCGGGGACGGCCGTGTCGAGGGCGATCTCCCGGAAGTCCCCGTTGAAACAGTAAACGAAGCCCTGGGGGTTGAGGTGGACGATCACCTCCTCGGGCCAGACGGGGATCCCGCGCCAGGTGTGCCGGAATTTCACGTGGTGAAGCCCGAGGTCATCCGTGGCGAGGGTCTTCAGGGCGAAGTCGTTGTCGGGGTCCCCAAGCCGCAGCAGGGAGCGGTTCGCGTCCAGGAAGCGCCGGGCGCCCAGGGCGGGGTCCGCCTCGCCGGGGCAGCCGAGCGCCCCCCGCAGGAGCACGGGGGTGCCGTGGGCGGACACGACCCCCTCGAGGGCCGGAAGCGCCACCGACGGTGGGGGGCCTTCCATCGCCGCTGCGGGGAAGGACCCGGGCGGAAGGGCCGCGAACTCCGGCGGGGCGGCAGCCGCCGTGAAAGGGACAAGGGCGGAAACCGCAGCCAGAAAAAGAACAATGCCCTTGAAATTCATGATGCTCCTCCCTCGGCTTCAGGATGCGATCCGGCGCCGCCGCTTCACCCCGCACGGGGGGCGGAGGCGATGCCGTCCTTCGTCGGGGAACTGCGCCGAACGATCCGTGACATGCCGATTGCCTCCTGCGGCCGGGCCTTTACTGTTTATTGAGCTGGTTCCAATTATATCGTCGACGCCGGGAGCGCACAAGCTTTTTCGGCCGGATGAAGCGCCCGGCGGGTCGGGTCTTCCTATCCCCGGAGATTCGACTCGGCGCCGGCCGGGCCTGCCGCTCGTCCCCGCTGCAGTCGAACGGGACTTTTACGGGAGAGGCGCCTTTCCGATCCCTGCCCGGGGGAGGGCGAGAAGAGCAACCCGTCCCCGTTCGGCAGCTGGAGGGGCTGCATTTCGCTCCACACCGCGGTCCGCACCCCGAGGCGCACGTCCCCCGCCAACCATGATGCTCCCGCAAAAAGTCGCGAAAAGGAGATCGCCCGCGAACAACGCCAATCTACGCGAATTTATAACACGAATAATATCTATTGATTATTGATTTCTGATTCGCGTTCATTCGCGTGATTCGCGGGCAAAACAGGACTTTTGCGGGGTCGTCAATCTGGTGTTTCCGTC contains:
- a CDS encoding RNA polymerase sigma factor, translated to MDIFQDVHSEPCRSKDLGDPSEAALLERLKSGATSAFRDLVRQHQDRVLNTCYRFIPHREDAEDLAQEVFLAAYLALEGFRGDSRVSTWLHRIAVTRCLDFIRKAGRKKRSGYHLGIDRRSSGPAGDPPTPQPDPEAYTESRERLKVLMGVMGTLPDKQRVAFTLGKCDGLSHAEIAEVMGISASAVESLIHRARKNLEKRLRAYFEDQFRIRGNLQAGWGVPTLIFPSRGEEGLS
- a CDS encoding aryl-sulfate sulfotransferase, whose amino-acid sequence is MKSNLLRIVGIAALVLAAASGPGRVSACGALRGPTELQYWDVTRAYNGYTLFAAKGKTYLVDMLGRVVHSWNLGTNPHLLDDGHILDAASDDPSGFSGFKELDWNGSTAWSYLETRSTYAPHHDFARVFNPKLQAWTTMYIANKTVTQAQAIAAGCDPANGPYDGAQADAIVEVDAGGTVVWEWWFFDHAVQDIDATKANYVGAGKTIADYPGRIDLNMPGRPLKKDWLHCNAMDYNPDLDQVVINSVQGEFYVIDHGNTFVVGDPTASIALAASSAGDFLYRFGDPSRYEQGTKPSTLTDWTEATTGNRQMGGTHDIQWIRSGLPGAGHFMVFNNAQYLFEHTPQSSILEIDGFRDASGNNLAQYVNPPDAGYTTVTYPDVIQKSPRLISNQVVWSYASRGNQGFFSHIGSSGQRLPNGNTLICSDTEGHFFEVTAEGRLVWEYILPVTSGGIVTTLLDNLPMTSSAFRAYRYGADHPALAGRDLTPGATLTGTVPPTRPPVVWGSTLAD
- a CDS encoding aryl-sulfate sulfotransferase — its product is MKRNKVLVLCGLLMTVGLGSVAMAYEVIRGNTELRYLDEAQACPGYTLFAAQGTTYLIDLWGRVVHTWPGGANPRLLESGRVLDATTDDSGAFTGLRELDWDGNAVWSYTETRAGYAPHHDFARIYNPKLQAYTTLYLANKTLTHDQAIAAGCDPANGPYDGAQVDAIVEVDLSGNVVWEWCFFDHGIQDVDAAKSNYVGSGKTIADYPGRIDLNLPGRPLGANWLDCNSLDYNESLDQIVVCATRGEFYVIDHGGTFVAGDPAASLAAAAGPAGDFLYRFGDPARYAQGTAPSVSLNWDNASSGQKQIGGAHNVQWVRTGLTGEGHFLVVDNGQYLMVRTAQSAVLEINPFLDSSGTSTGQYVNPPLAGYNTVNYAKDTHKASRQISKQVVWSYTSLSNQGFFSHEGSSCQRLPNGNTLICATTEGLLFEVTSGGTVVWEYLCPVTARGARKVLSDNDPMTNAVPRAYRYAATHPGLSAHDLTPKGTITALASVAYFPWLGHIPGQATVGLGFSNPDDEPAWTDLSAFTGTGATAGTPRLVELQVQGQDARQVEALLGLTGETHGWVSAERSASGVRGFFLAQAYQNGELVGLDGAPALGATTLDGVVARVRTNGGYTTLLALANPGDSAVTVTLTGADGASIRDFGSYPIPACGGLHLDVAPPFDGSLRVTSTGGIVGTALVRYGGESLSVLNLAPVSGAATRLYAPHVTRFGALFDTDVSLFNPGAADATVTLSPFRADGTALADPVQITVPAGQVRNFSGAAIGLDGTTDADGWLRVDSSAGSPLVGCVTFGNPVDHRYESCLPLQATGACEVGFAQVANGTVGGIDYFTGVAVVNPSAASVTVTLQVRFSDGTANGNAVTRTLAAGEKYVRLLSQMEGVGSLAPQASGSLEIGASGPVLAFALFGDTAGKFLSAVPAQ
- a CDS encoding peptidase M4 family protein; translation: MNFKGIVLFLAAVSALVPFTAAAAPPEFAALPPGSFPAAAMEGPPPSVALPALEGVVSAHGTPVLLRGALGCPGEADPALGARRFLDANRSLLRLGDPDNDFALKTLATDDLGLHHVKFRHTWRGIPVWPEEVIVHLNPQGFVYCFNGDFREIALDTAVPGVSASEAAATAEAAHPCPVGVRSSASLAVYAFLTNTPRLAWEVELTPARPHPYRFRVFVDAATGAILNSVNEVPSGYPTTSTGVLIHNSQSVTLNTWHDDDGYTYLVDASKPMFPGTLDPSTLRGTLAAFDGSGGIAGAGVIRDPNGDNLFNDSYGIAAGGTASYHMGLTWDYFRNTHNWNSADNAGGPVLMMVNNVADPDNATCADPNHFYFGSGGTSFYNLAAAVDVVAHEFTHGVTQSSCNLVYQYQPGALNESMSDVFGSALDNNWLLAETVIRPETGATALRNMADPHNGHSPGSPFWQPAHMSEYVSTTSDYGGVHLNNGIPNKAYYLAATAIGRAKAERIYFRALVHYFTQGTDFKGGRAGLEQAAVDLHGNGSAEHLAIQSAFDAVGITAGTAPSTDSHLYFPLGVNFTHHGKTFNASVWIVNPGDAAATYTLNCYTGQGAVAGTTGSRSLAAHAMEGWTMPANSLLGVLSSDRRLIGVCDHENPDRHLSVATTPAEIFTGATFVPHIPYTDTGWFSVCGVGNVNTTQSSVIFADNADKGAAFNLGTPNSAAFFDFEAMYDQLYGYMPNPTALGGLWGAFFNYDLGQNKALDPNLVGAEIFGVKSGYDCAGLNLDPFVSQTLLFSHIANPPLGWWTGIAFVSLAVDPDTGDSVTTHPIVVTAYSSGGQVLKQTLTGIPYLGKQAYMAHTWTVGGQRVIPDEAVWVTVASTSAGHPITGYELFGLLSPPAGVDSLAGLEAAKSVGQRLIFPKIVNGNAQGDGYVRWTGIAVINPNASTANLTYRLYASNGALVATRNRAVGPCLRDIGYASELFGVGDFLGWVVVDSSLPITGFELYGYNDNRSLAGVTVFN